A stretch of Candidatus Poribacteria bacterium DNA encodes these proteins:
- a CDS encoding HIT family protein, with product MSECIFCSIISGDILSTRVYEDEDVVAFMDINPANPGHTLVVPKRHFRNLFDVDEEVAAKVMRVATKIAKAIKEALNPDGVNLFQASEKAAFQTVFHFHMHVIPRWEGDDLVEPWKPEKGDIEEIGRIAERIRESLSTTS from the coding sequence ATGTCTGAGTGCATCTTCTGCAGCATAATAAGCGGTGATATACTCTCGACCAGGGTCTATGAGGATGAGGATGTGGTGGCCTTCATGGATATCAATCCCGCCAATCCTGGCCACACCTTGGTCGTCCCTAAAAGGCATTTCCGAAACCTGTTCGACGTCGATGAGGAGGTGGCGGCCAAGGTGATGCGGGTCGCCACTAAGATCGCCAAGGCGATCAAAGAGGCGCTTAACCCCGACGGCGTAAACCTCTTTCAGGCCAGCGAAAAGGCGGCTTTCCAGACCGTTTTCCACTTCCACATGCACGTCATACCGCGGTGGGAGGGAGATGATCTGGTGGAACCCTGGAAACCCGAGAAGGGAGATATCGAGGAGATCGGCCGTATTGCGGAGAGGATAAGGGAATCCCTTTCTACTACATCCTGA